Below is a window of Tolypothrix bouteillei VB521301 DNA.
CATTGCCATCTGGAGTCCTTTTGATGAAATGACTTCTCAACAGTGGAGCGATGTTATTGATGTTAACTTAACAGGCGTTGCTAATTCCATGTGGGCAGTTATTCCACATATGCAAAAGCAAAAGCGTGGCAGAATTATTGCCGTATCATCAATTGGCGGGCGCATGGGTGTTGCAGGAGTGGCTAACTACTCGGCTACAAAGTGGGGCGTTATTGGTTTAGTTAAATCTGTAGCGCTGGAACTGGGGCAAGATAATATTACAGTCAATGCCGTTGCACCAGGTGCTGTTAACACACCGCTTTATCGGAGTGAAGGACAACGTCGCTCAACTTCCGCCAACACAGCCCAAGACCAAGATAAGGTAGCACTCGCTTATCATGCCTTGCCAATACCAGCACTTGAACCCACTGATGTTGCCACAGCGATCGCTTTCCTGACAAAAGATGATGCTCAGTATATTTCTGGTGCAGTTCTTGACGTTGCTGCTGGTGGCAATGCAAGATACACAGCTTAATTTAGATAAATGTTAAATGAACACAAGTAGTCCTCAATCGACCTTTTGCAAAAGTTAGCTTTGACCAAAAGAATGGGATACAAGCCCCGTCCTTCTAGGACGGCTTTTCTTGATTCCTGATGTACTGCTTTAGAACTTCAATTGGCGCACCCCCTACAGACACAGCAAAATAACTAGGACTCCATAAGGCATCTTTATTAGGTTTCGGGTATCGAGCTTGTCCATAGCGGCGACTTGAAACACCTTTTAAAGCATTAACTATTTGAGAGATAGATAATTTAGGAGGGTATTCAATAAGTGCGTGAACATGATTATCCTCGCCGCTAAATTCAATTACTTGAAAGTCCATCTTTTTAGCTACTTCTCTAAACGTCTTATCAATTAATTCAAGGCTTTCTTTTGTAAATACAGACCTACGATACTTAGTAACGCAGACCAAGTGAATTTTTAAGTCTGTAACAGAGTGTCTTTCCCTGCGAAACTGGCTTGTCATTCTCTGTAGACCAATGTATAATTATTTTGTAGACCAATTATAGCACTGTCTATGAAAGCCAGGTATCAATTCCGTTTCTACCCAACAGACCAACAGCAACAGAGTTTAGCTCAGTTGTTTGGCTGTGTGCGCGTAGTTTGGAATGATGCGTTGGCTATCTGTAAGCAGTCTGAAAAGTTGCCCAGTAACAACGACTTGCAAAAGTTGGTGATTACGCAAGCTAAAAAGACTGATGAAAGATCGTGGTTGTCTAATGTTTCTAACATTCCATTACAGCAGTCTGTTGCTGATTTAGGTGTTGCCTACAAGAACTTTTTTGATTCACTCAAAGGTAAAAGAAAAGGTACGGCAGTCGCTACAACGCTTGGAACCCCCGCAACGCGCTGCCTCAAAAAAGTAGGTACTCCCAAGTTTAAAAAGAAAACAGGGAGACAATCAGCACGGTTTAGAATTGGTGGATTTTCTATCAAAGGAGATGAAGTGTACTTGGCAAAGATTGGCAATGTTAAGCCAGTTTGGTCAAGACAACTACCCTCCGGGTTCGCAAGTTTCGACTCGACGGAAACCGCCAAGACTCGAACTTGCTCACCATCTGCACCAAGCAGCGTAACAGTCATCAAAGATTGTGCTAATCGTTATTTCCTCAGTTTCGTTGTAGAGATAGCTCCTATTCAAGTCAACGCTAAAAACCAAAGCATTGGCATTGATTTAGGTCTTAAAACTTTTGCGGTCATGAGTAATGGCGAAGTAGCAACTAGCCCAAATTACTTAAAGAAAGACCGTAAAATTCGCCAACTACAACGCCAACTAGCAAGACAACAATCATGGTCTAAACGCCGTGAAGTTACTCGGTTAAAGATTGCTAAACGACACAATCAAATCGCTGATACCCGCAAAGATTTCCTGCATAAGTTATCAACCAAAGTAGTTAGCGAGAACCAAACTATTGTTTTGGAAGATTTAAACGTATCAGGAATGGTTAAAAACCGCAAACTTGCAAGAGCAATCAGCTTGCAGGGATGGCGAGAATTCCGGGTATTGTGCGAGGCTAAATCTGAAAAGCTTAACCGGGAATTCAGGGTGATTAGCAGATGGGAACCTACTAGTCAAACTTGCTCTTGCTGTGGGTATCGTTGGGGCAAAATTGATCTCTCTGTGCGTTCAGTATTGTGTCTAAATTGCGGTACTGAACACGACAGAGATGAGAATGCCTGTAGAAATATAGAAATGGTCGGCATGGGGCATCGGCACGACCTTAAACGGACACAGAGACAGAGTCAGACGACAACGGTCGCATCAGTCGATGAAGTGTCAAGAATCACCGCACCTTTAGGTCGGTGAGTATGTCAAATTGTTATGTTTATATTCTGAGAAAATTAATACTAACGAGG
It encodes the following:
- a CDS encoding mycofactocin-coupled SDR family oxidoreductase — its product is MKSKKVNQTRRNLIKNAALAVAGVGVGAGLSPKKAEAQPQKPGTAKSPAPSSLPLSGKVALVTGAARGIGLATAVELARQGADIALLDIAQPQGVRNIHSYRLANRTELEKAVRLVQAEGRRALPIVADVRDLAAMKQAAETTLRELGGLDILVANAGIAIWSPFDEMTSQQWSDVIDVNLTGVANSMWAVIPHMQKQKRGRIIAVSSIGGRMGVAGVANYSATKWGVIGLVKSVALELGQDNITVNAVAPGAVNTPLYRSEGQRRSTSANTAQDQDKVALAYHALPIPALEPTDVATAIAFLTKDDAQYISGAVLDVAAGGNARYTA
- the tnpA gene encoding IS200/IS605 family transposase, with protein sequence MTSQFRRERHSVTDLKIHLVCVTKYRRSVFTKESLELIDKTFREVAKKMDFQVIEFSGEDNHVHALIEYPPKLSISQIVNALKGVSSRRYGQARYPKPNKDALWSPSYFAVSVGGAPIEVLKQYIRNQEKPS
- a CDS encoding RNA-guided endonuclease InsQ/TnpB family protein produces the protein MKARYQFRFYPTDQQQQSLAQLFGCVRVVWNDALAICKQSEKLPSNNDLQKLVITQAKKTDERSWLSNVSNIPLQQSVADLGVAYKNFFDSLKGKRKGTAVATTLGTPATRCLKKVGTPKFKKKTGRQSARFRIGGFSIKGDEVYLAKIGNVKPVWSRQLPSGFASFDSTETAKTRTCSPSAPSSVTVIKDCANRYFLSFVVEIAPIQVNAKNQSIGIDLGLKTFAVMSNGEVATSPNYLKKDRKIRQLQRQLARQQSWSKRREVTRLKIAKRHNQIADTRKDFLHKLSTKVVSENQTIVLEDLNVSGMVKNRKLARAISLQGWREFRVLCEAKSEKLNREFRVISRWEPTSQTCSCCGYRWGKIDLSVRSVLCLNCGTEHDRDENACRNIEMVGMGHRHDLKRTQRQSQTTTVASVDEVSRITAPLGR